The uncultured Celeribacter sp. genome includes the window AGACGTGATCCCAGCCGGTGTAAAAGGCGGCGATGGTCTTGATCCCGCCCACCGGCAGCCAGCCGAGTTTCACAGAGAAGACCAGCATCAGCATCAGCGACAGGAAGAACGACGGGGTGGCGTAGAACACCAGGCCAAGGATGGAAATCAGGTTGTCGGTCGCGGAATAGGCACGCCGCGCGGCAATGGCGCCCAGCACGATCCCGGCCGTAAAGGCGATGCTCAAAGAGGCGGCCATCAGCATCAGTGTGGTGCCGAGGCGGTCCATCAAAACGGTCGCGACGGGTTGTTCATAGACAAAGGACCAGCCGAAATCGAAAGACGCCAGCTTGACCATATAGCGCCAGAGCTGCACCCAAATGGGTTGGTCGAGACCGTATTCGGCCCGAAGCCGCGCGATGAAGGCGGCATCCGCGCCCCCCATGTCGCCCACAAGCGCATCGACGGTGTCGCCGGGCGCCAGTTTGAGCAAAAGAAACGTGCCGATCATGATCAGGATGACCACGGGAATGGCCTGAATCAGACGCCTCAGCGCATAGGTCAGGATCGGGGGCATGTGCAGTGTCATTGTCTTTGGATCCTTCGGGATCATAGTGGAATCATCGTTCGGGAAAGAGGAAAAAGGGCGGGCGCGAAGGGAGGCACGCCCGCCAGTGTCAGATCACTGTTCGAGCCAGAGATCGTACCAGCTCGACGAGTTCCACCGCGGTGTGTTGTGGTGGTTGTGGAGCTTTTTGGAGGTCACAGAGATGAACGGGTGTTCGATCGCGAAGATCACCGGCAGCTCTTCCATCGCACGGGCCTGAATCTCGTGATACATTGCGGCGCGTTTCTCGACGTCAAGTTCGGAGGCAGCATCGTCGATCATTTGGTCCATTTCCTCGTCCTTCCAACCGAACTGGTTGGTCCAGGGCGTGCCATTCGGCTGACCGGACCGCAGCCAGACCATGGTGGAGACCGCCGGGTCGGAGCGGAACT containing:
- a CDS encoding ABC transporter permease; translated protein: MTLHMPPILTYALRRLIQAIPVVILIMIGTFLLLKLAPGDTVDALVGDMGGADAAFIARLRAEYGLDQPIWVQLWRYMVKLASFDFGWSFVYEQPVATVLMDRLGTTLMLMAASLSIAFTAGIVLGAIAARRAYSATDNLISILGLVFYATPSFFLSLMLMLVFSVKLGWLPVGGIKTIAAFYTGWDHVWDVVRHLIMPTTALSLIYLAFYLRLMRASVMEVADLDYVRTARAKGAREGRLMIHHIMRNALLPVVTLLGLQFSTVLGGSIVVETIFTLPGLGQLAYQSVVQRDMNTLMGIIFLCAIIVVVVNFLTDLLYARLDSRIELA